From Salvelinus namaycush isolate Seneca chromosome 9, SaNama_1.0, whole genome shotgun sequence:
ATCTCTATTATTCATCTGTCTTAACATGTAGATGTGGCCTACCTTTCCCTTTCTACTCCTGAGGGTGTTTGTCAGGTGACTGTGTAATAAGACTCTCTATGCACATGTATGATGTATGTAAACTAGCAGCAGCATATCAGCAAGTAAAATTATGAGTATGTGTAAATTTATTTGGCGAATAAAGGTGATTTTGATTCTTCTGATTCTGACATAGATGTTGGGATTATGTGAAGAAATGAGAGGCAAGGACACCATATAGATGACTGTGACAGTGTTGTCTGACATTCGTTTGTATGGTGTGGAGATGTCAAATACAATCTTTGTTATAGCCTATCTATCAGGCTGAACATCTGCTTTCAGTCTACAATATTGTCATTAGCAATTTTGATTTCCTTGATACTGCCTGCCTCTGTTTGAAAACAAATCAATCGGTCTCATAATGCTGAGTGACTGTAGATGTCCAGCCATATTTTGTAAGCATATCTTACAATGAAAAAACCCAGTCTTATAATTGTTTTGAATATAATTATGTAACTATTCAATACGTCTGTGACTGAAAATCTATACCAGACTTTTCTAAGGCGTGTCTCAATGCCGCAGAACAACCGTTGAGCCTATCCAACAAACCTCTCAGCTCATACAACATTCAATGTTACATAAAGACAATTTTCACAGTATATTGCAAAGTAATATATTTTGTGTATTGTATATATACAAAGATATTTTGAAGATGTACAATAATTGTGGGTTTAAGAATAGACCTATATTTAAAAGGAACTATGGGATTTGTACATTTCATGAAACAATAGCGGTTTACATTATTTTTACAATGTGATGTAGTGAGCGCAATGATCTGTTATTCAGTGTAGTTTGTCTCTAGTGCTCAACATTGCTACACGGGTCTTTTTGTAGTTTCATGGATGAGACATCACTCATATCACCATCATCCCTATTATGATTTAGGGATGATGCTTCATGTAGACTTAGAACAGGCAGTTAGTTATAACTGTCATGTAAAAGTAATAAACCAAGATAGCATTTCTAATACAGTAGTAGGGTACAAAAAAACTCAGAATCATGCACCAGCATATGGCTATTGAAAcagaaaatacacattttattggtatgtaattgtaacgtcctgaccagagttcttatgtgttttgcttgtttagtgttggtcaggacgtgagctgggtgggaattctatgttgtgtgtctagttcgtctgtttcctgtctctgtgttttgtctgcaccagataggactgtttcggtttgccacattttgttgttttgtaaagttgtaagtgttcactgttttcgtttaattaaatatgttgagcactggctacgctgcgtgttggtccgatccctgttccaccctctcttctcgtgaagagagggaaggctgccgttacagtaaTAGCAGAAAATAAAGTATTGTAACCACCTATGTATTTCATTATGTTTAAATATAAAAGGCAAGACATGTTGTTGGAAAAAGGTTTTGTATTTGAAATCAAAACAGTTATTTTTCCGACTTGTACAGCAgttgaaaaaaaatgtatttttatctgaataaaaaaaatattctcaTTCGACTGTTGTGGCAATTTCTTCCCCATCTGAAAATAATCACTGTACAAATGTCATGTCAAGGCATTACTAAATCCTGTCATCTGATAAGTGCAACAATAAAGATATTTTAATAATACACCACAGCGTTTAGCAAATTCCAGCAGTGTAACCACTGACATAACAAAACAAATATGCACACAGCCTAGTTTCAGATGTCCCATAACCTCAAGCCAGAGGAGGGTGTCCCAAGCACAGTCTTGCAATGTGTGCTCCATACTTGTGGGTATGGAGTCATTAAGAGTGCAGCATGTCCTTTGCTCCCACAGAGGTGACCAGGGTCAAGGTCGTTAGGCACaaaacggaagaaaacagactgcaACAGGCACaaaacggaagaaaacagactgcaACAGGGACTATCTGAACTTGTCAATTTTTTTCCAGTTAAAAGTGTTTTGCGACAGTGAGCCCTATAATGCATATGACCAAGCACTTCACTACACTTTCTTGGGCACATTAGTGATGATGGGCTTTGGGCGAGTATTGAAGATGAGCTTCTTCTTGATGAGGGCGGAAATAGAGTAGGTGGTGGGGTTCTGCTGGTTGATTTCCATGGGAACCTTCTCCCCCTGTGGGAGGCCAGAGTGTTTCATCAGGACAGCGAAGGGCTTCTCCAGTTTGACCACCTTCCCATAGAGGATGTGGTGTCCCACAATGAGCACAGGTACACCCTGGGGAGGGGACACAGGTGAGCACAGTAAAGACAAGACACAACATCTCTGAGTGGAAAGAGGTAACAGAAGAGTGTACTAGCACTGCATTATAGTGCCATGTTGTCATGTGCCTCTTTGGTGTATAGCAGATCTCCCATCAGGTTCCCAGCCAATCCAGAGTTCTGCCTGGACATCATCTCCCCCTGGAGTTCAACCAGCAGCCACTCAGTAGGACCAGGACCATCCACACTGGACAGGGATGGATAGGGGAGTAGAAACAGATGTACTCACCAAATACATAGACATCAAACATTGTCACTAAACATTATGAAATTCATCTTTCATACACTACAGCTGACTGATTGCGAGTGTCAATGCTGTCAGTCTCTCAACAGATCGAACTCTGTTCATTACCATCTGACGAAAtgaaatagttagctagctagggaaGTTATACTATCCTGAATGTTTTCATACTCTGCGACGAGACAGACAAAACTTCTCTGAATTGACCATGTATAAGAATTCAGATGATTGAGAAGTCTTACCTTGAAGTTTTAACAATTTGAACCATCGTGCTGCTCGCAGAAAGATAACTGAAACACTGACAggggaggagaaaaagagagatgcaACACAGGCAATCAATGAAATATTGTTAGGTAAATATAGTCACGCATTAACGCTAATTCTGTCACTGACAAGTCCTGTTTGTTTTAAGCTGAAACATTTTAAtttaattaatttcattattcttttggccaaatttcatatacacaaatggaaatttacaaaaaaacaacaacattttcttaccctacaaaaagaaattgaactgtattttaagacaattaaatactctaacaaaaaagctgttagaattataagtgtatgtatgtcccttaaggtccttgtgtaattgtaatgtgatattgtaccccctagctcgattgtccattgtatataatctatatatacttgtgttccctcatgtactttctgtattgatttgttgttaataaaaaatatatatatatatatattttttaagtcctGTTTGTTTTCATGTTTTTCCCGCCAGGAAGATGTACCACCTTCATCCGGCGCACAGACGCGTCACTTGCATGTAGTGGTTTTGGTTTCCGGTTCAAAGGTGTCCAACGTGGTGTCTGCTGTAATTCAACGTGTGGACATAGGAATTAATATTTGGGAAAAGTGAAGGAAATACTAAAGAAAGGGACGATAAAAGTAAGCGTTTTCTTTAACTGTTTGTATGTGCATTATACATTGTTACATGTCAACAATATAATGATTTGCGCATAGGCAAGCGGTGTTCTTTCAGTGTCAAACGAGCAGCTAGCTAACCAGCCAAATGGTTTGCTAGCTAATTtaacgttaacgttagctagccaagtAACGTAGCTAGTTAGTTAACTAACGTGAACTAATTAGCGAGCTATTTTTTTTAGTTACTAGATAGCCATTTTGTTGCTTACATGATTCAAATTATGACTTGCATCGCATTATGCCAGTTTAGTCGGTAGTTTACACACGGCACGAGGCTAGCTAACTGCATAACAATAATGACTTCCATGCAAAACTCTTAATCCTCTTAATTTTAGCATTTAATTGTTTTCTTAGATTAGCGACAATGGGGGAATTTAAAGTGCACCGGGTTCGATTTTTCGACTACATGCCAGCTGCCATCAGAGCTATGGCATTCAATGCCCACACAGAGAGATTGGCCCTGGGACGAATGGATGGGAGTGTGGAGATTTTCAACTTCGCAGACCACTATTTCCAGGAAAAGGTTAGTAACTCGTTTTATACATGTATGGTCTATTCAGAATGAAAATTAACATTATGCTTGATCGTTAGTCTACATTATAGCACACTTAAAAGGCTTTACACCTCCCTCCTTAGGACATTGTTGATGCTTATTGTTGATTAAAATTGTCGACAGAAATACACCCACGGTTGGTTGTCACACTTGCCATTAATTAACACTTGTTTTGGTATCTGCAGGTTATTCCAGGGAAGGACTCCCGGTCAATCGAGGCCCTGTGTTGGGTTGGAGGACGCCTGTTCAGTGCTGGCCTAAATGGAGAGGTCACAGAATATGATCTGGAAAGCCTGAGACCCAAGTACTCCCTGGAGGCATATGGGGGCCCCATTTGGACCATCACCAGCAATTCTCAGGGGGCACACTTAGCAGTCAGTCACCTCTCTGTAATAGTGTCCTTTCAAACATATTGGAATTTGTGTTTTTCATGCTGACTTTAGATGGaatttaaataatattttttccCCTAATCATGTTAGATCGGATGTGAAGATGGGACAGTGAAATTGTTTGAGGTACTTGAAGAGAGCATTCAGTTTGAGCGCAATCTGGACAGACAGAAAGGTGAGTGGAACAGAGTATCGATTCACTTGTCTAAAAATGTGTTCCTTCCTTACATTACAACCTTTCTTAATATGTTTTGGCATCCTTGCTGTCAATGGGGTTGCAGCTATGTTGACAACTGACATCTTCTAGTGCAGCTTAAACTGTGTAATCCTGTCTTTCAGGTCGCATCTTATCCATCTCCTGGCACCCCTCTGGCGCACAGATTGCTGCTGGCATGATGGACATGATCCGTGTCTTTGATGTCCCGACAGGTGAGTTAGGAACAGCCATGTGAAAATATTGTCAGACAGTTAGTAAGCTAACCACAGTGCATTTTTGATATGTTTCCAATTTTGGACTTGTTTGATCCTGACCTCCAGCGTTTGTTGATTCAGGTCGTGCTGTACAGAGGCTCCTGGTGGACCGGGGCTTTGGAGGCTCTAAGAGTCGGGAGACTGTAGTCTGGAGTGTAGTCTTCCTGTCAGACTTTACTATCATCAGCGGTGACTCTGCTGGGAAGGTCCAAGTCTGGGACGGACACACCGGCACGCTCGTCAAAACACACCTGGTGACCAAGTGGGATGTGCTGGCACTGTCTGTCTCCAAGGTGAGAAGGTGTTCACTGTGATGGACACTTGCCCTTTACCAATATTTTATCCTTCCTTCCAGATTGTTGCACTCTGTTTATTAGGAGGTGCTAGAGAATGTAGGTGTCTCTTTGATTGTCTGAATCCATATGTTGCAGGTGAATGTGATTTGTTTGACCCAACTAATGTGAATTCGTAGGATTGACTAGAGTGGAGCTTCCTTGTAGACTGGTCTGTGTGTGATTGACAGGATGAGAGCAGTGTGGTGGCAGGGACGTCAGAGGGTACTGTGATCCAGTTCCAGTTCATTGCTCCTACTCTGCAGCAGCAGGACAAGGAGTGGGTCAGAACCAGGACCTTCAAGAACCACACGCATGATGTCAGAGCCCTGGCTGAGATCGAGACCGCCATCGTCTCTGGAGGTCAATGCTAATGTTCAAATGGATAAGGGGGAAATGCTACTGTAGTACAACAAATGCTGCCCGATATTGACTGCATTACTAATTCTGGATACATTCTCTCCTCAGGTATGGATACCCAGCTTGTAGTGAGACCCCTCTTGGAGAAGTTTGATGAGAGGTCACATGCTTCGGCACTTCGCAAGATCCACTTTCCCCATGTGAGTACAGAACTAGTAGAAATTACTCTGGTATCAGAGCTGTTTCAAATAATGTTAATTGCATAGATTGTGAATAGTGAATTCAACAGAATGTTCATATTAACATTGAACAGATTGTTATAGAATTGCACTAAAAATCTTGATTTGATCCTGTTTGTACTGTTCTTTTCAGCGGAATCTAGTATTTTGTGCAAAGAAGGCAGGGCTACTGCTCTTCCAGTTCCCTGGCCAGCTGGAGCTGTGGAGActgggagagagtgatggacatGGTGAGAATCTCACTCACATGgatggaaagagggagatggGAGAAATACAGTCAATATCATGCACATTATTGTAGCGACTTTTCAAGCAAAGGGGAGTGATTATCACACCTGTCTAATGGGTATAGTTATTGTGTGCTGTATTTGACAACACATCTCTAACTTTCAGGCAAGCCAGGAGACAGCTTGCCTCTGAAGAGGAAACCTGAGAAACTCCTCCATCTCAAGAGAAAGGTAGGTATTTCTCCTGCATACAACTGTTTATCACCTCAATCTGTAGAACTATCCAAAATCACCTCACATTTGGGAATTTCATTTTAGCTGATCTAATGATACTATGCATTGAATTTGAGTGGCATAGTCTGAGTTTATGTAATGCTGAAGAAACCCTCCAACTGTAGTTTTGTTTTTCTGTTATGTTTGCCTTCAGGGTGAGGATCATATCTGCTGCAGTGCTCTGTCCTCCTGTGGAGGATGGCTAGCATACTCCACCATGTCCAGTGTACGTCTCTACAGGCTGCAGACGGACAATAACGACATCAGTATAACCAAGGTATTACCAAGTCCACTTTATCATGTTTGCTAAAGGGGTTTGCTGATTTGCTACACAAATCCAATTTCATTGTTGGACTAATTCATAAAATCCTGTTTAGTCTAGTTGAGTATCATTTGAGCTTGTTTAATCTGAAAATAGATTGTGTGCTTTCACTCTCCCAAGGGACAGTCAAATTTATAATCATTCAAATAGTCAAGCTGTGACTGGACaataatttcacaaatatttAGACTAAGCATCCAGTAGATGGCACCATTTGTCAGTGCTTTAAAATGTCAATTTAAAATGCCAACATTGCTGGTTGAGCCCAGTCTTGTTCTCCTCGTACATTGTTCAGTAAGATAAGTATAACAAATCTCGGTCTCTCCCCCAGGTACCCAAGCTTCCAAAGGTCCTGCGCTCTGCTCACCAGCTGTGTTTCTCTTCAGACTCCTCCAAACTGTTTGCTGCTTCCAGCCAATCATCAGTCCTCGTTATTGCCCTTAGCCAATCTGAGTGCAAGTATGTGCACACCCTCAAGCCTAAGTCAGGTCAGTAGATCATCAGCGATATTGGTTATCTGACCTGTCAACTGGCAAACTGCAATGTTGATGTTCTTCACTGAAAAACCAAAGCTTTGTGCTGGATAACCTAATCTCTGTTTTTGGTAACATGGCCTCACTCTGCTGTTTCTTTTTCCAGGGTCCAGACAGCCCATTCACTTAATGACTAACAGTGTGGATGGGAAGTGGCTGTCGACAGCAAATAGTGACTGTGAGATCCACGTCTACAATGTACAGAAACTAAAGGTGAGTGGGTTTTCCACTGATCCAGTCAAGCTCTACACCTGTTCTGTAAGACTAAAAGTAACACTGTAAAAGTAGTGTAATCTGTTTCCAATGACAGCCTCACATGACCCTGTTCTTGTGTTCCAGCTCCACTGTATAGTACCTGTGTATGGTTCCTGTCCCAGTGCCATGGGGATCCACCCCACCACCAACAACCTGACCATGGTGCACGCTGACCAACAGGTTAACACCATGCCATCTCTCATACTGCCACTGCAGATATTAGTATCTCTCAAGTATACTTTTAACAGGAGTGATCTTGTTGAAACTTGTGATTTCTGCTGTAAGTTTACGATTTAGTACTCTGACACGTGTAGATATGCTGACTGTTCTTTGGTCCATGTCTATAGATATTTGAGTACTCCATAGTGGAGAAGCAGTACACAGACTGGAGCCGAAAGCTTCAGAAGCAGGGGCTCCACAACTTGTGGTTGGACCGGGACACACCCGTCACCCACGTGACCTTCAACCCTAAAAATCCTGAACAGATCCTCTTGCACGACATGCACATGTTCTGCATCATCGACCAAAGTCTGGTAAGAAACCTGCATCTCTCCTACAGGCATCCttcttttttgtttttctttaaagTGTTTAACCATCAATGTCCTTGTCATAATGGCCTTTAGCAGTCCTTCTCGGTTGAGCCTTTTCATCTATTAAAGGAACAGTGTTGGTTTAGTGGCTTAATATGGGTCATATTGACTATCATTAGAAACACCTGCTTTTACTGGCCTGTGAGGTTAACACTGTCACCCTCTACCCTTTCAGCCCCTCCCTGACCAGAAGACGCAGTTCTACAATCAGATGACCCTCAGAAGCCTATCAGAGCAGGGGAGGCCCAGTCACCTCCATGCTTTCAAAATATGTAAAACCTTCCAGGTGAGTGTCTGTTTGGGACAGATATCAGGATTCTGTTGGATATATCTTATATACAGTAGGATTGTAACAGTACACATATTCGTACCAAACTGTTCGATGGGGGACCTTGGTTCGTTCTCTGAACCCAAATGAATACATCCAAATAAAAAcactaggcctatagcctacGCTATGTTGTAGACCCATGCCTCAAGTAAATCTGAGCTGAAATTGTTTTTCAGGCTATTCTGTTGAAACAACAAGAGCCTATGTATAATCAAAATTCTAATCTTAATTGGCATGTTTCAAACTGTCCTTTTGTGAGGCGCAGCCGGGAACTAATGTAGCTCTGTACGGTGGTGGGGGTGATGAACCAGGAGGAAGATTCTCCAGTTTGGGAACATTTTGACTTCCTAGTAGATTACAAGGATGATTGACAGAGAGTTGTGGATACAACGTTAACAGTATCAACAAGAATAGCCTATGCAGCTGCCAACACCTCAAATATGTTGACACATTTACGTCGACATCGCCCCAGTCTTCCAGAGCAAGGAAACGCAAAGAAACAACACATCGTCTCCCCTCTGCGTTCAAGCAGTTGATTTTGACCGGTCCGAAGAAATTACAAAATCGATAGGTAggctatatttaagcaataagacacgagggggtgtggtataaggccaatataccacggataAAGGCTGTTCTTATGCGCAACGccgagtgcctggatacagcccttagccctggtatattggccatatacctcaaacccccgaggtgccttattgctattataaactggttaccaacgtaattagagcaataaaaaaaatgttttgtcatgctcatggtatacagtctgatataccacagctgtcagccaatcagcattcagggctcgaaccacccagtttataattatattttattttacagtctttggtttaTAGCCACAGATATGTACCTATTCTCTGTGGTTAAGAATAGGGGTTTCAGCACCTTGTAAAAGTGCTGAAGCCACGTTACCAGCTTCCCCCTTGCACCAAATTCAGCAAACCAAAGCCAAAGTTTTCAACGAATTGGCCAATGCTGTGTTGCGCTTAACATTGACCGCCCATCACATTACTGTGGAGTGGGAGATGTACTGTGCTACAGACACGCCTCCTTTTATGAGAGTCACAAGAGCACATCTGGCACTGAGAAGAGGCGGTGTCAGTCATGGTGCGTTTGTAACcaagtgggaatttaccacatacgactggGAAGAATCCACTCGAACGGCTCTCCAACTGGTAATTATTAGTAGGGAAACTCGTTTATCATGCTGAGCACCCACCTctcccacatggtgacctctgacgtcacctactaaggaaattgCCTCGTAACAGCATTTTCGGCTGTTatctgcaacaacaaaacattatttataaaaggCTATCTGTTTTTTGAACTCTTTAATTTGTTTTCAAGCATgaagctgtacttttagtttatggttgatgCAGCTggttggccattagccaatcagTGTTTCTCAATGAGGTCAAATCAcatgaatgcatccaactggtatttacggCTTCACAACTAGTAAATattagaggtcggccgattatgattttccaacgccgataccgattattggaggaccaaaataagccgatgccgattaatcgcatgatttttatatatatatttgtaataatgacaattacaacaatactgacaacaatgaacacttattttaacttaatataatacatcaataaaatcaatttagtctcaaataaataatgaaacatgttcaatttggtttaaataatgcaaaaacaaagtgttggagaagaaagtaaaagtgcaatatgtgccatgtaaaaagctaacgtttaagttccttgctcagaacatatgaaagctggtggttccttttaacatgagtcttcaattttcccaggtaagaagttttaggttgtagttattataggactatttcgctctataccatttgtatttcatatacctttgactattggttgttctaataggtactttagtattgccagcctaatccc
This genomic window contains:
- the LOC120053876 gene encoding U3 small nucleolar RNA-associated protein 4 homolog, with protein sequence MGEFKVHRVRFFDYMPAAIRAMAFNAHTERLALGRMDGSVEIFNFADHYFQEKVIPGKDSRSIEALCWVGGRLFSAGLNGEVTEYDLESLRPKYSLEAYGGPIWTITSNSQGAHLAIGCEDGTVKLFEVLEESIQFERNLDRQKGRILSISWHPSGAQIAAGMMDMIRVFDVPTGRAVQRLLVDRGFGGSKSRETVVWSVVFLSDFTIISGDSAGKVQVWDGHTGTLVKTHLVTKWDVLALSVSKDESSVVAGTSEGTVIQFQFIAPTLQQQDKEWVRTRTFKNHTHDVRALAEIETAIVSGGMDTQLVVRPLLEKFDERSHASALRKIHFPHRNLVFCAKKAGLLLFQFPGQLELWRLGESDGHGKPGDSLPLKRKPEKLLHLKRKGEDHICCSALSSCGGWLAYSTMSSVRLYRLQTDNNDISITKVPKLPKVLRSAHQLCFSSDSSKLFAASSQSSVLVIALSQSECKYVHTLKPKSGSRQPIHLMTNSVDGKWLSTANSDCEIHVYNVQKLKLHCIVPVYGSCPSAMGIHPTTNNLTMVHADQQIFEYSIVEKQYTDWSRKLQKQGLHNLWLDRDTPVTHVTFNPKNPEQILLHDMHMFCIIDQSLPLPDQKTQFYNQMTLRSLSEQGRPSHLHAFKICKTFQDLLSVSLLDDQSLVMVERPLLAITSQLPAPVRQKKFAT